The following proteins are co-located in the Polystyrenella longa genome:
- a CDS encoding transposase, giving the protein MSLGKREHERQESLCVETRKLTAPGHHFYIRLNKLLREAGFDAFLEELCAPCYHERGRKSIPPGVYFRMLMVGYFEGIDSQRGIAWRCADSLSLRQFLGLPLEQQTPDHSRLTRIRDRFPRRVYEQVFQFILEIMGQHDLLSGQAVGVDSTTLEANAAMKSIVRKDSGEDWNAYATGLMREAGVIEEDEEPSDDERRKFDQQRSEKVERSFAHTCETGGARRIWLRGMEKINKRYLLQGASRNLGTLMRSLFGTGSPRGLQRAMAGLLGLCIALVARFNGAIRSRCQFTTFTHRIPTLSSTHQSHWHDRLPTKPKLGFSTGC; this is encoded by the coding sequence ATGTCACTCGGCAAACGCGAGCACGAACGGCAGGAATCACTCTGTGTCGAGACACGCAAGCTGACGGCGCCCGGACATCATTTCTATATCCGGCTCAACAAGTTGCTGCGGGAAGCCGGGTTTGATGCTTTTCTCGAAGAGTTATGCGCTCCCTGCTATCACGAACGGGGACGCAAGTCGATTCCTCCCGGCGTCTACTTTCGCATGCTGATGGTGGGGTACTTCGAAGGGATCGACTCCCAACGCGGCATCGCCTGGCGGTGTGCCGATTCGCTTTCTTTGCGGCAGTTTCTGGGCCTTCCGCTCGAGCAACAGACGCCCGATCACAGCAGACTCACCCGTATTCGCGACCGGTTTCCGCGACGAGTGTACGAGCAGGTGTTCCAGTTCATCCTCGAGATCATGGGTCAGCACGACCTGCTCTCCGGCCAGGCGGTCGGTGTTGATTCAACCACGCTCGAAGCGAACGCCGCGATGAAGTCGATCGTCCGCAAGGACTCGGGCGAAGACTGGAACGCCTACGCCACCGGATTGATGCGGGAGGCAGGCGTGATCGAAGAAGACGAAGAACCCTCGGACGACGAACGCCGTAAGTTCGACCAGCAACGCAGCGAAAAGGTGGAACGGAGTTTCGCCCACACCTGCGAGACGGGCGGAGCCAGGCGAATCTGGTTACGCGGCATGGAGAAGATCAATAAACGCTATCTACTGCAGGGAGCGAGCCGAAACCTGGGGACCTTGATGCGGTCACTGTTCGGAACAGGCAGCCCGCGGGGTCTGCAGAGGGCGATGGCGGGGTTGTTGGGGCTTTGTATAGCCCTCGTTGCGAGGTTTAACGGAGCCATACGGAGTCGTTGCCAGTTCACAACGTTCACCCACCGAATACCAACTCTTTCCAGCACCCATCAGAGTCACTGGCACGATCGACTGCCAACGAAGCCGAAGCTGGGGTTTTCAACGGGCTGTTAG
- a CDS encoding carboxymuconolactone decarboxylase family protein produces MSYVAPLTIDEAPQDSQPLLKAIEKKFGQSLNLFSTLAHQPDVLGGVTQINDGIHQDLKDSYRELAYYKASHINKCDYCSHYHRQAALKAGLSEDQLNSMDAGSDLFDEEEQAILEYADQLTRTAKVDAELVDRLKQFLDDRQLVTLAATVSLANFTNRVNHGLDIELP; encoded by the coding sequence ATGAGCTATGTAGCCCCCTTAACGATTGACGAAGCCCCTCAGGACTCTCAACCGCTTCTTAAGGCGATTGAGAAGAAGTTCGGTCAATCACTAAATCTCTTCAGCACATTAGCTCATCAACCTGACGTTCTGGGTGGTGTCACTCAAATCAATGATGGCATCCATCAGGATTTGAAAGACAGCTATCGAGAGTTGGCCTATTACAAAGCGTCTCACATCAACAAGTGCGATTACTGCTCTCACTATCATCGTCAAGCCGCACTCAAAGCGGGCTTGAGTGAAGACCAACTGAATTCGATGGATGCAGGTTCCGATTTATTTGATGAAGAGGAACAGGCTATTTTGGAATATGCAGATCAACTAACCCGCACTGCCAAAGTCGATGCGGAACTTGTCGACAGATTGAAACAATTCCTGGATGACCGACAGCTCGTCACATTAGCGGCGACAGTAAGCTTGGCGAACTTCACCAACCGCGTGAACCATGGACTTGATATTGAATTGCCATGA
- a CDS encoding glycoside hydrolase family protein produces MNPFVIIHNDEYWMFYAGSDKKGNHRICLATCPKDDITAWKRLGPVLNNGPAGSFDELWCVLPCVHRIGDRWHLYYTGRKKGGGGLQSFTGIGLAVSDDLINWKKISNEPVLQGDGFTDWPDNQGIAGGGPITEIEQADGSILYRLHYTLATGSTDSDLRIDQAKQSVIAHSKDGITWSDKRVVLRPREEALYENAATIALNVWKTPTGWRAIYAGIGTEFGAYSICEATSTDGVNWHRGKPGENLSMPPGKAAWENKMVEYPFVIREGSKLRLFYCGNGYGNTGIGTAVATPLD; encoded by the coding sequence ATGAACCCCTTCGTCATAATTCACAATGATGAATATTGGATGTTCTATGCCGGTTCAGACAAGAAGGGGAACCATAGAATTTGTCTGGCGACGTGCCCCAAAGATGACATCACCGCCTGGAAACGACTCGGCCCAGTTTTAAATAATGGTCCCGCTGGCTCATTTGATGAACTCTGGTGTGTGCTGCCATGTGTTCATCGTATCGGCGACCGCTGGCACCTCTACTATACCGGGCGTAAAAAAGGAGGAGGCGGATTGCAGTCTTTCACTGGCATTGGGTTGGCTGTGAGTGACGATTTAATCAATTGGAAGAAAATATCCAACGAACCCGTTCTTCAAGGCGATGGATTCACTGATTGGCCCGACAACCAAGGTATAGCAGGAGGAGGCCCCATCACCGAAATTGAACAAGCGGATGGGTCAATTTTGTACCGACTGCATTACACACTCGCAACGGGAAGTACCGATTCTGATTTACGAATCGATCAGGCCAAACAATCGGTAATCGCTCATTCCAAAGATGGAATTACCTGGTCAGACAAACGCGTCGTCCTACGCCCACGCGAGGAAGCTCTTTATGAAAACGCTGCAACTATCGCGCTCAATGTCTGGAAAACTCCGACAGGCTGGAGAGCGATTTACGCCGGCATTGGAACGGAATTTGGAGCCTATTCCATTTGCGAAGCCACCAGTACCGACGGTGTGAACTGGCATCGCGGTAAGCCAGGAGAAAATCTGTCGATGCCACCGGGAAAAGCAGCCTGGGAAAACAAAATGGTCGAATACCCATTCGTTATCCGAGAAGGCTCAAAGCTGAGACTCTTCTATTGCGGAAACGGATATGGCAACACGGGTATCGGTACCGCCGTGGCTACTCCGTTGGACTGA
- a CDS encoding BatD family protein has product MRFRIQVILVLLPLLCLIQNGAFAEFKPATIRLEDKIYWVGQRIPFSVELRAAGSFSGAASFSLPEIPQVVILKVGNAVVSSEEMDGESVFVQTHDFALFSQQSGSVDIPAFEVRFSHRDGFTGPVKDEKANVPAARVNVKRPEGSDPNDFLVTTNSLEISETWDQKSNKLKQGDVVHRVITQSAEQVTGMALAPSPETQLTGIRIYADRPEVNDKTERGDFSGHRVDKITYVMQQPGTFTVPAIDYVWWDPDQKKFGSKSLPAVTFTIAALPVAAAEDLVSDSAIVCYVLVFVSFLVVGILVWKRSRVVRFIKSLWSYCHPPDHMAAKRLLKACQRNDATAAELAWNSWRKEQSVNLKMDESLRKAVTEMESVRYGQSPTKSWKGRVLESTFRIHLNESKKHVKRERSDLPALNPVR; this is encoded by the coding sequence ATGAGATTCCGAATCCAAGTGATACTAGTTCTGCTTCCCCTGCTCTGCTTGATTCAGAACGGTGCATTTGCCGAGTTTAAACCCGCCACGATTCGTCTTGAGGATAAAATATATTGGGTAGGCCAACGTATTCCGTTCTCGGTCGAACTCCGCGCGGCAGGTTCTTTCTCTGGTGCTGCCAGTTTTTCTCTTCCAGAGATTCCTCAGGTCGTCATTCTTAAAGTGGGTAATGCGGTTGTTTCTTCGGAAGAGATGGATGGCGAATCGGTGTTTGTGCAGACACACGACTTCGCACTTTTCTCACAACAGAGTGGTTCCGTCGATATTCCGGCTTTTGAAGTTCGATTCAGCCATAGGGATGGATTCACAGGGCCCGTGAAAGATGAGAAAGCGAATGTTCCGGCAGCGAGGGTGAATGTGAAACGCCCCGAGGGGAGTGATCCCAATGATTTTCTGGTGACGACGAATTCATTGGAAATTTCGGAAACGTGGGACCAGAAATCGAACAAATTAAAACAGGGAGATGTAGTTCACCGTGTTATCACCCAGTCGGCGGAACAGGTCACGGGGATGGCACTGGCTCCTTCACCGGAGACACAATTGACAGGCATCCGGATTTATGCTGATCGGCCCGAAGTGAATGATAAGACAGAGCGAGGGGACTTCAGCGGGCACCGCGTGGATAAAATTACTTATGTGATGCAGCAACCAGGTACCTTTACCGTTCCCGCAATCGATTATGTGTGGTGGGATCCTGATCAAAAGAAGTTCGGCTCGAAAAGTCTTCCGGCAGTGACATTCACGATCGCTGCTCTTCCTGTTGCCGCTGCTGAGGACCTCGTATCGGACTCAGCGATTGTATGTTACGTATTAGTTTTTGTTTCGTTCCTGGTGGTTGGGATCCTGGTCTGGAAACGCTCCAGAGTTGTCCGATTCATAAAATCATTGTGGTCTTATTGCCATCCCCCTGATCACATGGCTGCTAAGCGACTCCTCAAAGCTTGCCAACGAAACGATGCCACCGCGGCAGAATTGGCGTGGAATTCCTGGCGGAAGGAACAATCGGTCAACTTGAAAATGGATGAATCGTTGAGGAAGGCCGTTACTGAAATGGAATCCGTGAGGTACGGCCAGAGCCCGACTAAGTCATGGAAGGGTCGCGTATTGGAAAGTACTTTTCGAATACATTTGAATGAGTCGAAAAAGCATGTGAAACGGGAACGAAGTGATCTTCCGGCCCTAAATCCGGTTCGTTGA
- a CDS encoding dihydrolipoyl dehydrogenase family protein has protein sequence MNKNQFDVIVVGTGPAGSKIARSTAKSGSRVALIESREFGGTCALRGCNPKKVFVHAASLIDQIHRADGKLITDHGVNIDWQQLCAFKNKFTEPVAAKSERSFQDDGIETFHGTAKFSDETRICVDDLALDANRIVIATGAKPTPLTIPGEEYLIHSDEFMELDHLGDRIVFVGGGYISMEFAHVVARCGKKVTVIDHQDHVLTGFDTDLVKLLQNYSQQRGIDFRLGHRVVGIDGAGNKSKKVILEDGGLIECDMIIHGAGRDPSISTLQLDVGHVDFEDQGIIVDQYMRSTSNPIVYAAGDCAASGKPKLTPTANEEARIIADNLFNNEPETLPSYGHIPRVAFTIPAIAAVGMSQEEAKESHSEVDVRFEETSSWNSNRKTGETVAGYKLIIDKQTDLILGAHLLGPQAEETINIFALAMRYNLTATNLKATLFAFPTHAADIRKMV, from the coding sequence ATGAATAAGAACCAATTCGACGTTATTGTCGTCGGCACCGGTCCAGCGGGATCGAAGATCGCACGCAGTACTGCTAAATCCGGTTCACGGGTCGCCCTTATAGAATCCCGTGAGTTCGGAGGAACCTGTGCGTTGCGTGGATGCAATCCCAAAAAGGTCTTCGTTCATGCAGCATCGCTAATCGACCAGATTCATCGAGCTGACGGTAAACTGATTACTGATCATGGTGTGAACATCGACTGGCAACAACTATGCGCATTCAAGAACAAGTTTACTGAGCCAGTCGCCGCTAAGAGTGAACGATCCTTTCAGGACGATGGAATTGAGACTTTTCACGGAACTGCTAAATTTAGCGATGAAACGAGAATTTGCGTCGATGATCTTGCTCTCGATGCAAACCGGATCGTCATCGCCACAGGTGCGAAACCGACACCGTTGACGATCCCGGGAGAAGAATATCTGATACATAGTGATGAGTTTATGGAACTCGATCATCTTGGCGACCGTATCGTTTTCGTGGGTGGCGGATATATCTCGATGGAATTCGCCCATGTCGTTGCACGCTGCGGTAAAAAGGTCACTGTAATAGACCATCAAGACCATGTGCTTACCGGATTCGATACCGACTTAGTTAAATTACTGCAGAACTATTCTCAACAGAGAGGTATTGATTTTCGACTGGGTCACCGAGTCGTTGGTATCGACGGGGCAGGGAACAAATCAAAAAAGGTGATCTTGGAGGATGGCGGCCTCATTGAGTGTGATATGATTATCCACGGAGCGGGGCGTGACCCTAGCATCTCCACCTTGCAACTTGATGTAGGCCATGTCGACTTTGAAGACCAGGGTATTATTGTTGATCAATACATGAGAAGTACTTCCAATCCCATCGTTTATGCAGCAGGCGATTGCGCCGCGAGCGGCAAACCGAAACTGACTCCTACCGCGAATGAGGAAGCACGCATCATCGCAGATAACTTGTTCAACAATGAGCCGGAAACTCTTCCCTCCTACGGTCATATTCCACGGGTGGCGTTCACGATTCCCGCGATTGCAGCAGTGGGCATGTCTCAGGAGGAGGCGAAAGAATCTCACTCAGAAGTCGATGTTCGTTTTGAAGAGACTTCGTCCTGGAACAGCAATCGTAAAACCGGAGAAACGGTCGCGGGATATAAACTAATTATCGACAAGCAGACTGACTTAATATTGGGAGCACACCTTCTCGGCCCCCAAGCCGAAGAAACGATCAACATTTTTGCTCTCGCCATGCGATACAATCTGACAGCCACCAACCTGAAGGCAACTCTTTTTGCCTTTCCCACGCACGCAGCCGACATTCGCAAAATGGTATAG
- a CDS encoding phosphate ABC transporter substrate-binding protein codes for MHRIVIFIVILVLLPTFGFTEEKEKRSEDQSAFKQDIVGLWLMGQSLCEGAESLPIVTSSDSGWGNYQFKRGVRTWLHGNHANQPEDRPEEQFTFVPLTAATYGGLGETIANGLADHLKARLNGTDQSKENAENGAPHFLTTYAGQGGRLIDELSSVDQSNDSRTPANRQHGGHYYQTSLDDARRARAQADSMGKSFSIAALVWMQGEANGGPTGGINPSRWGQELKRPLGQEWYRDRLIHFRKEWSQDLQAITGQTGDIPMFTYQTLGPAGDAQLMAADTDPNITMVGPHYSIPSGVNSRYAGRYGDPIHMSADGERWYGEQVAKVVHRVIQEGEKWQPLRPRKASIAPDRKSVLVDFSVPRPPLVLDELFLPREQYPLGDGFHSLYGFQIRDADKAVIPISSITVESSTVLRIELIAALEKEASFTLSYGLPYAGQIGNITSIRKGPIIADQPTTELLVEGKLDEHMKPLLDEGAFIITNMLGPDSFARVPVRHVNEEEGTTVLRYVDRERRNNLDFAVGQTITTQRPFTYGNLRDSDPEKSIYQFADPEYGTRAGQPYPLWNWCVLFNRFPISE; via the coding sequence ATGCACCGCATCGTAATATTCATTGTCATCCTCGTATTGCTTCCCACGTTTGGTTTCACGGAGGAAAAGGAAAAACGGTCCGAGGACCAGTCTGCCTTCAAACAGGACATCGTGGGTTTATGGTTAATGGGGCAATCATTGTGTGAAGGCGCGGAGTCACTTCCCATCGTCACATCGAGCGACTCGGGGTGGGGAAATTACCAGTTCAAAAGAGGAGTCAGAACCTGGCTGCACGGAAATCATGCCAATCAACCTGAAGATCGCCCCGAGGAGCAATTCACTTTCGTTCCTCTGACCGCTGCGACTTATGGTGGTCTCGGGGAAACTATTGCGAACGGTCTGGCCGATCATTTAAAAGCGAGATTAAACGGCACTGATCAAAGTAAGGAAAATGCGGAAAACGGAGCCCCCCATTTCCTGACCACTTATGCGGGGCAGGGAGGGCGATTGATTGATGAGTTATCTTCTGTTGATCAATCCAACGACTCGCGAACTCCTGCCAACAGGCAGCACGGAGGTCACTATTATCAGACCAGTCTCGACGACGCACGGCGTGCTCGTGCTCAAGCCGATTCGATGGGAAAGAGTTTCTCCATCGCGGCACTCGTCTGGATGCAAGGAGAAGCCAACGGTGGCCCCACAGGCGGTATTAACCCTAGTCGATGGGGTCAGGAACTCAAACGCCCTTTGGGACAGGAATGGTACCGCGACCGACTAATCCATTTCCGGAAAGAATGGTCCCAAGACCTGCAGGCGATAACGGGGCAGACTGGTGACATTCCAATGTTCACTTACCAGACATTGGGTCCTGCGGGAGATGCTCAACTAATGGCTGCGGATACCGATCCCAACATCACGATGGTGGGTCCCCATTACAGCATCCCCAGTGGCGTCAATAGCCGATATGCAGGAAGATATGGAGATCCAATCCACATGTCTGCCGATGGCGAGCGCTGGTACGGAGAACAAGTCGCTAAAGTCGTCCACCGGGTTATTCAAGAAGGGGAGAAATGGCAACCCCTCCGCCCCCGTAAGGCCTCAATCGCACCCGATCGAAAAAGTGTGCTTGTTGATTTTTCGGTACCGCGTCCACCACTCGTGCTGGACGAGCTTTTTCTTCCCCGTGAACAATATCCGCTGGGCGATGGATTCCACTCGCTTTACGGATTTCAGATTCGAGATGCCGATAAAGCAGTCATCCCGATTTCGAGTATTACCGTTGAATCCTCTACTGTGCTTCGGATTGAACTGATAGCGGCCTTGGAAAAAGAAGCTTCATTCACACTCAGTTACGGATTGCCTTATGCTGGTCAGATTGGAAATATAACGAGCATCCGAAAGGGACCCATCATTGCCGATCAACCCACCACGGAACTGCTTGTCGAAGGAAAACTCGACGAACATATGAAACCTTTACTCGATGAAGGTGCGTTCATCATTACGAATATGCTGGGTCCCGACAGCTTTGCCCGGGTACCTGTTCGCCATGTCAATGAAGAGGAGGGGACGACGGTGCTACGATATGTAGATCGTGAACGTCGAAACAACCTGGATTTTGCTGTAGGCCAAACAATCACTACTCAACGTCCTTTCACTTATGGTAACCTGCGAGATTCGGATCCAGAGAAATCGATCTATCAATTTGCCGACCCTGAATACGGAACTCGAGCCGGTCAACCGTATCCTTTGTGGAACTGGTGCGTGCTTTTTAACCGATTTCCAATTTCGGAGTAA
- a CDS encoding MgtC/SapB family protein: protein MELSETHLALAISFGLGLLVGLQREWKESEIAGIRTFPLITLLGTLTVTLGADQASWLTAAGLVAVAFLLTVANLAKIRAKTFDFGMTTEVAALLMFVVGCALGVGLTGPAVVTAGITAVLLHWKDRLHGIVNSLTGKDLKAVMNLALIGLIILPLLPDETYGPYEVLNPYDIWRMVVLIVGISMVAYVAYKLLGARVGSILGGIFGGLISSTATTVSYARQTKESPELSGLAALVVLIASTIVNIRVLIEIGIVAPNLLRDALIPMVLMLLLMIAECFAMYFPLRNQKTEPPNHDNPAQLKPAIIFGVLYAAVLFIVAAARDIFGEQALYWIAGISGLTDVDAITLSTAKMFNEERIDGTTAWRVILIATMSNLVFKAGAVAMLGSRRLLFYVAISFGIAIAGGVLLLLFWPGIESTGLSSWIDSAGSQE from the coding sequence ATGGAACTTTCAGAAACGCATCTGGCACTGGCTATTTCATTTGGACTCGGACTACTCGTTGGATTGCAGCGTGAGTGGAAAGAATCCGAGATCGCAGGGATTCGCACTTTCCCTCTCATTACTTTATTGGGAACGCTGACGGTCACACTTGGTGCAGATCAAGCTAGCTGGTTGACAGCTGCAGGTCTAGTCGCGGTCGCCTTTCTCTTGACTGTTGCAAACCTCGCTAAGATACGCGCCAAAACGTTCGATTTTGGCATGACGACCGAGGTCGCTGCATTGTTGATGTTCGTCGTAGGATGTGCACTGGGAGTGGGACTGACCGGTCCTGCAGTTGTTACTGCGGGCATTACAGCGGTGCTATTGCACTGGAAAGACCGACTGCACGGAATCGTCAATTCGCTCACGGGTAAAGATCTCAAAGCGGTCATGAATCTGGCATTGATTGGGTTGATCATTCTGCCACTGCTCCCAGACGAAACCTATGGCCCCTACGAGGTCTTGAATCCTTATGACATCTGGCGAATGGTGGTTTTGATTGTCGGCATCAGTATGGTTGCATACGTCGCCTACAAATTACTGGGAGCAAGAGTCGGTTCGATCCTTGGCGGAATCTTTGGCGGGTTGATATCCAGCACTGCGACAACCGTCAGCTACGCCAGACAAACGAAAGAATCTCCCGAACTGAGCGGCCTGGCCGCTCTGGTTGTCCTCATCGCCTCGACTATTGTCAATATTCGTGTCCTGATTGAAATTGGAATCGTAGCCCCAAATCTGCTGAGGGATGCTTTAATCCCAATGGTACTGATGCTCCTGTTAATGATTGCCGAATGTTTCGCAATGTATTTTCCACTTCGAAATCAGAAAACCGAACCGCCAAATCACGACAATCCGGCACAACTAAAACCAGCGATTATTTTTGGCGTACTCTACGCCGCTGTTCTGTTCATTGTCGCCGCCGCCCGAGACATATTCGGTGAACAGGCATTGTACTGGATCGCAGGTATCTCTGGTTTGACCGATGTAGACGCAATTACACTCTCGACCGCCAAGATGTTCAACGAAGAACGGATTGACGGTACCACCGCCTGGCGCGTGATTCTTATCGCTACGATGTCGAACCTGGTGTTCAAAGCGGGGGCAGTTGCCATGCTCGGGAGCCGCAGACTGCTTTTCTATGTGGCGATCTCATTCGGCATCGCCATTGCGGGAGGAGTCTTGCTCTTGCTCTTCTGGCCCGGTATCGAATCAACAGGACTCTCCTCCTGGATCGATTCCGCCGGTAGCCAAGAGTAA
- a CDS encoding DUF1206 domain-containing protein — protein sequence MIKKDPSSESEEVSWQGFVQAPLPEMPHWVKLVGRAGHIAKGLVYFIVGLLAFKLAIGAGGELSGAKGAIREIGQQRFGQVLLMLTAVGLFNYTLWRWVQAWKDTEGAGSNARGFATRLGFALNGLVYAFLGVFAATLALGFAFPTGLSSDQTKSILESIPGRVSLGAAGVIVIGVAIYLIYLACRAKFMGLYDFATMSVKIRTTALCVGRIGLVTRGCAFAIIGYFLIDSAILGTNDGHISGMSDALAAIAMQSYGKVLLAITGIGLMCYAVHVGFLGWFRRFNVSDL from the coding sequence ATGATTAAAAAAGATCCATCCTCTGAATCAGAAGAGGTGTCATGGCAAGGTTTTGTACAAGCCCCGCTTCCCGAAATGCCACACTGGGTTAAACTGGTTGGCCGGGCAGGACACATTGCAAAAGGACTCGTGTATTTCATCGTTGGTTTACTCGCGTTCAAACTGGCAATTGGTGCTGGGGGTGAACTGTCGGGGGCGAAAGGCGCCATTCGTGAAATTGGTCAACAACGTTTCGGGCAAGTTTTGCTTATGCTGACTGCGGTGGGTTTGTTCAACTACACACTATGGAGGTGGGTTCAGGCCTGGAAAGACACGGAAGGAGCGGGAAGCAATGCCAGAGGCTTCGCGACGCGCCTTGGCTTCGCCCTCAACGGATTAGTCTATGCTTTTCTAGGAGTGTTCGCAGCGACGTTAGCTCTGGGATTCGCCTTTCCTACGGGCCTCTCCAGCGATCAAACCAAATCGATTCTGGAATCGATACCAGGACGTGTTTCACTTGGGGCCGCAGGTGTAATCGTGATCGGAGTGGCGATCTATTTGATCTACCTCGCCTGCAGAGCAAAATTTATGGGTCTGTACGACTTTGCCACGATGAGTGTCAAGATAAGAACGACAGCCTTGTGCGTTGGGCGAATCGGTCTTGTCACGAGAGGTTGCGCTTTCGCGATTATCGGCTACTTCCTGATTGACTCCGCCATTTTAGGAACCAATGACGGACACATCTCCGGGATGAGTGATGCCTTGGCTGCGATTGCGATGCAGTCCTATGGCAAGGTACTGCTTGCAATCACAGGGATTGGGCTCATGTGCTACGCGGTCCACGTGGGATTTCTGGGATGGTTTCGTCGCTTCAATGTCAGCGACTTATAA
- a CDS encoding potassium/proton antiporter has translation MFSIESLILITGILLLLGIASNKFSARMGVPVLFLFLVVGMLAGSEGIGGIEFENYSLANGIGTIALCLILFDGGLRTPFASIRSAWKPAMALATFGVMITALITGLAAAWLFQIPILEGLLLGSIVGSTDASAVFSVLRSGGVNIRRRLADTLEVESGSNDPMAIFLTVGLIQVLTNTLPLGPGLLILFLTQLIVGVVVGTTVGFCGVWVLKNIQIGAAGLFPVMATALGLFSFGLAAVFEGSGFLAVFLTGLVIGNQRPIFHRGILLFHDAVAWICQILMFMTLGLLSFPSRLLEASGMALLIAAVLILVARPIAVFVSVSFFNFSKRELLFLSWVGLKGAVPITLATFPMLAELPEASLIFDTVFFVVLVSALIQGWTLPAVARYLDLEEPAKQLPPVSLEISSLRNVDGDIVDYYVDPQCLAAGRMVKELALPDGVVVALIVREEEIIPPQGLSRIEVGDHVIVVMRPAVRSLVDRLFAHRDLREQNLITPALEFPLRGSIKVSALEEFYGLNIDDQCDLTLNEMMRSRLGSQNLTLGAAVPLDEIVLHVRKLSAEGLIEYVGMVILPTDEADSSQEHLQLEEDANSETLTGETGESVTRDSDNTPVDEEQGNDLDAAGPDAQVK, from the coding sequence ATGTTCAGTATTGAATCGTTAATTCTCATCACAGGCATTCTCCTGTTACTGGGTATCGCTTCGAACAAATTCTCAGCGCGCATGGGTGTCCCCGTCCTATTCCTTTTTCTGGTCGTCGGAATGTTGGCCGGCTCCGAAGGAATTGGAGGAATCGAGTTCGAGAACTACTCGCTCGCCAATGGTATCGGCACCATCGCCCTCTGTCTGATTCTGTTCGACGGGGGACTACGCACCCCTTTTGCTTCAATCCGATCGGCCTGGAAACCGGCAATGGCACTGGCCACCTTTGGCGTGATGATCACTGCCTTAATTACGGGACTCGCCGCAGCTTGGCTTTTTCAAATTCCGATACTGGAAGGACTACTCCTGGGGAGTATTGTCGGATCTACTGATGCTTCCGCGGTCTTCTCTGTGCTCCGATCCGGGGGAGTCAATATTCGGCGACGACTGGCCGATACGCTGGAGGTCGAAAGCGGCTCAAACGACCCTATGGCGATTTTTTTGACGGTCGGACTGATTCAAGTACTGACGAACACTCTTCCACTTGGACCTGGCCTGCTGATTTTATTTTTAACACAGCTCATCGTCGGAGTCGTCGTCGGAACGACAGTGGGATTCTGCGGCGTGTGGGTATTGAAGAATATTCAAATCGGAGCGGCAGGGTTATTTCCAGTGATGGCGACTGCTCTAGGGCTGTTCTCTTTCGGACTGGCGGCGGTTTTTGAAGGAAGTGGATTCCTCGCTGTGTTTCTCACCGGCTTAGTAATTGGGAATCAACGTCCCATCTTTCACCGTGGGATTCTGTTGTTTCATGATGCTGTTGCCTGGATCTGTCAAATCCTGATGTTTATGACGTTAGGTTTACTGAGTTTCCCCAGCCGTCTGCTAGAAGCCTCGGGAATGGCACTCCTGATCGCAGCGGTGCTGATTCTCGTCGCCCGGCCAATCGCAGTATTCGTCTCTGTTTCTTTTTTCAACTTTTCAAAACGAGAATTACTCTTCCTTTCCTGGGTCGGATTGAAAGGAGCTGTTCCAATCACGCTGGCGACATTCCCGATGCTGGCCGAACTCCCGGAAGCTTCGCTGATTTTCGACACGGTATTCTTCGTTGTACTTGTCTCGGCCCTTATCCAGGGATGGACACTTCCGGCCGTTGCCCGCTATCTGGATCTGGAAGAACCTGCCAAGCAGTTACCACCAGTGTCGTTGGAGATTAGTTCTCTGCGAAATGTGGATGGTGATATCGTTGACTATTATGTTGACCCACAATGTCTCGCGGCTGGTCGAATGGTGAAAGAGCTGGCATTGCCCGATGGAGTTGTGGTTGCATTAATCGTTCGGGAAGAAGAAATCATTCCTCCTCAAGGGCTTTCCAGAATTGAAGTGGGAGACCATGTCATTGTGGTAATGAGGCCCGCCGTACGAAGTCTTGTTGATCGTCTATTTGCCCATCGCGATCTCAGAGAGCAAAACTTAATTACTCCCGCATTAGAGTTTCCCTTGAGAGGGTCCATCAAAGTGAGCGCGCTCGAGGAATTTTACGGCCTCAACATTGATGACCAATGTGACTTAACCCTCAATGAAATGATGCGATCTCGGTTGGGAAGTCAGAATCTGACTCTCGGCGCAGCGGTTCCACTTGATGAAATTGTCCTACACGTTCGCAAACTCAGTGCCGAGGGACTAATCGAATACGTCGGGATGGTGATCCTGCCCACTGATGAGGCAGATTCATCTCAAGAACATCTTCAACTTGAGGAAGATGCGAATAGCGAGACCCTGACCGGAGAGACCGGAGAATCAGTAACTCGCGATTCAGATAACACCCCAGTTGATGAAGAGCAGGGTAATGATTTGGATGCAGCGGGACCAGATGCGCAAGTGAAGTGA